One genomic region from Spirulina subsalsa PCC 9445 encodes:
- a CDS encoding polysaccharide pyruvyl transferase family protein produces the protein MKILLMGYYGQKNLGDDLFVKQLTNYFDQRLDVTQVDVICKANYYPKTSNKIDFWSSQQLSKLKRLGLILKTDKIFWGGGTLNIDSKPTNLLRMQGLTQIMGKQFGFLGIGLEGIKSEVQDSSYDLFKKANFLYCRDSSSYELAKNLNKDHRNVCLGGDLAFLDLSIYDPFLSSFRRSEIKEISFSGMFWWGDGRAKFYSQQLMPLIEKYNTVIHLLPCHVGQENNDNRFHELLRKYIPEKNCIVHSWNQTEEALEILGKMDFHFGNRLHSIIVADILGIPNIGIGEKNSKIGNYIYKTGLLYEERRVDFMEEISLERIEKIFREYQRPEDFSKNESEQAKKCLEQIC, from the coding sequence ATGAAAATTCTGTTGATGGGTTATTACGGACAGAAAAACCTCGGAGATGATTTATTTGTCAAGCAGCTTACTAATTATTTTGATCAGAGACTTGATGTGACTCAAGTTGATGTAATATGTAAAGCAAACTATTACCCTAAAACTAGCAACAAGATTGATTTTTGGTCAAGTCAGCAACTCTCTAAGCTAAAACGTCTAGGGTTGATTTTAAAAACGGACAAGATTTTTTGGGGTGGGGGAACTTTAAATATTGATAGTAAACCGACGAATTTACTGAGAATGCAGGGTCTTACTCAAATCATGGGGAAGCAATTTGGGTTCTTAGGAATTGGTTTGGAAGGAATAAAGTCAGAAGTACAAGATTCAAGTTATGACCTATTTAAAAAAGCTAACTTTCTGTATTGTCGGGACTCTTCTTCCTATGAGTTAGCTAAAAACTTGAACAAGGATCATAGGAATGTTTGTTTAGGTGGGGATTTAGCTTTTTTAGATTTAAGCATATACGATCCATTTTTGAGCAGTTTTCGTCGTTCTGAGATTAAGGAAATATCATTTTCTGGAATGTTTTGGTGGGGGGATGGTCGAGCTAAGTTTTATAGTCAGCAATTAATGCCACTGATCGAAAAATATAATACGGTTATTCATCTACTCCCCTGTCATGTTGGACAAGAAAATAATGATAATCGTTTTCATGAGTTGTTAAGGAAGTATATTCCTGAGAAAAACTGTATAGTTCATTCATGGAATCAGACCGAAGAAGCTTTAGAAATTTTGGGTAAAATGGACTTCCATTTTGGGAATCGTTTACACTCAATTATTGTGGCTGATATTTTAGGGATTCCTAATATTGGAATTGGTGAGAAGAATTCTAAAATTGGTAACTATATTTATAAAACAGGTTTATTATACGAGGAAAGAAGAGTTGATTTTATGGAAGAAATCTCTCTAGAAAGAATCGAAAAAATTTTTAGGGAGTATCAAAGACCCGAAGATTTTAGTAAAAATGAATCTGAGCAGGCTAAAAAATGTTTGGAGCAAATTTGTTAG
- a CDS encoding alpha/beta fold hydrolase, translating to MFGANLLGSRSIYTHVKGEGFPVLCIHGHPGSGRAMSVFTDPLSEQCLTLAPDLRGYGQSRTPIPFTLSEHLQDLEALLDQRQIERCLLLGWSLGGILALELMLRSPQRYSGLILIGTAARPRGRHPKTTPFELCATGIAGFLNSWRPGWHWNIEQWGKRSLFRYLLQQHTAEAYGYLAREGTPAYYQTSPLAHQALRQALRSGYNRLPDLQQITAPCLMLAGSEDVHITPESSRETALALPNCEWHCYHNTAHLFPWEVPSALQARLQEWLKAHPEVTQ from the coding sequence ATGTTTGGAGCAAATTTGTTAGGGAGTCGTTCCATCTACACTCACGTTAAGGGGGAGGGTTTTCCGGTGTTATGTATACATGGCCATCCGGGATCAGGACGGGCTATGTCGGTTTTTACGGATCCCCTCTCCGAGCAGTGTTTAACTCTGGCTCCGGATTTGCGGGGCTATGGTCAAAGTCGGACTCCCATCCCTTTCACCTTGTCTGAACATTTGCAGGATTTGGAGGCATTACTAGATCAGAGGCAGATTGAACGGTGCTTGCTGTTGGGCTGGTCTTTGGGGGGAATTCTGGCGTTGGAGTTAATGTTGCGATCGCCTCAACGCTATTCTGGCTTAATTCTCATCGGCACCGCTGCCCGTCCCCGAGGCCGTCATCCCAAAACCACCCCCTTTGAATTATGCGCCACAGGCATCGCCGGATTCCTGAACAGTTGGCGACCGGGCTGGCATTGGAATATTGAACAATGGGGCAAACGCTCTCTTTTTCGGTATCTACTTCAACAACACACCGCCGAAGCTTACGGCTACCTAGCCCGTGAAGGAACCCCCGCCTATTACCAAACCTCTCCCTTGGCTCATCAAGCCCTGCGCCAAGCCCTCCGCTCTGGGTATAACCGACTGCCGGATCTCCAACAGATCACGGCCCCTTGTCTCATGCTCGCCGGGTCAGAGGATGTTCACATTACCCCCGAGTCGAGTCGAGAAACCGCTCTGGCTTTACCTAACTGTGAATGGCACTGTTATCACAACACAGCCCATTTATTCCCTTGGGAAGTTCCCAGCGCCCTACAAGCACGCCTTCAGGAGTGGCTCAAGGCTCATCCTGAAGTGACGCAGTAA
- a CDS encoding DUF1816 domain-containing protein, with protein sequence MKDTVVQILNFFGWAWWVEVKTENPRCTYYFGPFANQQEAQEMSSGYVDDLKDEGAQGISVYIQRMKPDELTVFDELGETPDHERFPTLSGQLS encoded by the coding sequence ATGAAAGATACTGTGGTTCAGATTCTTAACTTCTTTGGCTGGGCATGGTGGGTGGAAGTGAAAACCGAAAACCCCCGTTGCACCTATTACTTTGGCCCGTTCGCCAATCAACAAGAAGCCCAAGAAATGAGTAGTGGATACGTTGACGACCTCAAAGACGAGGGAGCGCAAGGCATTAGTGTTTATATCCAACGCATGAAACCGGATGAATTAACGGTCTTTGATGAGTTGGGGGAGACTCCTGACCATGAGAGATTCCCCACTCTTAGTGGTCAGTTATCCTAG
- the rlmB gene encoding 23S rRNA (guanosine(2251)-2'-O)-methyltransferase RlmB — MDMPRSSPKSSPARPTRGGGKAVGKRIRARVKGKPARRGEERFSHAKPVPHRVAKRSEQRSEQGESRDFASRKKIVTSSHQRDSGAGDHLETPENPDLIYGRHAVLAALESDRQLNRLWIIPRLRYDPHFHSLIEQAKTKGTVVDEVAPRRLEQMTQGANHQGVAAQVAPYTYWELADLIAQAKSKTEHPVILVADGIEDPHNLGAMIRTAEAMGSQGLVIPQRRAVGITSGVTKAATGALENFPVARVVNLSRALEDLKTAGFWIYGTTAGAETPLHKVKFEGAIALVIGSEGKGLNLLTQRNCDVLVSIPTTGKTPSLNASVATAMTLYEVYRQRWSEAVYLETVSE, encoded by the coding sequence ATGGATATGCCTCGTTCTTCCCCTAAATCTTCTCCTGCCCGTCCCACTCGGGGCGGTGGTAAGGCTGTTGGGAAACGGATTCGTGCTCGGGTGAAAGGGAAACCCGCTCGGCGCGGAGAGGAGCGGTTTTCTCACGCCAAACCTGTCCCCCATCGAGTCGCCAAACGTTCAGAACAACGCTCAGAACAGGGCGAGAGTCGGGATTTTGCCAGTCGGAAGAAAATTGTCACCTCCAGCCATCAACGGGATTCTGGAGCAGGAGATCACCTAGAAACACCGGAAAATCCAGACTTGATCTATGGTCGTCATGCGGTGTTAGCGGCCTTAGAAAGCGATCGCCAACTCAATCGCCTCTGGATTATTCCCCGTCTACGCTATGATCCCCATTTCCACTCCCTGATTGAACAGGCTAAAACCAAAGGAACCGTCGTCGATGAAGTCGCCCCCCGTCGTCTCGAACAGATGACCCAAGGCGCAAACCATCAAGGCGTGGCCGCCCAAGTTGCCCCCTATACCTACTGGGAATTAGCCGACTTAATCGCCCAAGCAAAAAGCAAAACAGAGCATCCGGTGATTTTAGTCGCCGACGGGATCGAGGATCCCCATAACTTAGGGGCGATGATTCGCACGGCCGAAGCGATGGGATCGCAAGGATTGGTGATCCCCCAACGGCGCGCTGTGGGGATCACGTCTGGGGTGACGAAGGCCGCCACGGGAGCATTAGAAAATTTCCCCGTAGCGAGGGTGGTTAACCTCAGTCGAGCCTTAGAAGACTTGAAGACGGCGGGTTTTTGGATTTACGGCACTACGGCCGGGGCAGAAACCCCCCTGCATAAGGTGAAATTTGAGGGTGCGATCGCCTTAGTCATTGGTTCCGAGGGCAAAGGTCTGAATTTATTAACCCAGCGCAACTGTGATGTTCTGGTTTCCATCCCCACCACGGGAAAAACCCCCAGTCTCAATGCTTCCGTTGCCACCGCCATGACCCTCTATGAAGTCTATCGCCAACGCTGGAGCGAAGCGGTTTATTTGGAAACTGTGTCTGAATAG
- a CDS encoding Mini-ribonuclease 3 yields MIQPSPSSQSDPSSWLAEPWGGVGALTSSLKGQPVERLSPLALAYLGDAIYELYIRQYYLFPPRRIAQYHQLVVSQVRAERQAAQLQLLLPQLTQEELTIVRRGRNATHRRPSRLAPAIYQQATSLEALVGYLYLTNPQRLHDLLVQLPLD; encoded by the coding sequence GTGATTCAACCCTCACCCTCCAGCCAATCTGATCCCAGTTCCTGGTTAGCGGAACCGTGGGGGGGAGTTGGTGCGCTGACCTCTTCCCTCAAAGGGCAACCTGTGGAACGTCTCTCTCCCCTCGCCTTGGCCTATCTCGGGGATGCCATCTATGAGCTTTATATTCGTCAGTATTATCTATTTCCCCCCCGTCGGATTGCTCAGTATCACCAGCTTGTAGTGTCTCAAGTCCGTGCAGAACGCCAGGCCGCTCAGTTACAATTACTATTGCCTCAATTAACGCAGGAAGAGTTAACCATTGTCAGACGGGGACGTAATGCTACCCATCGCCGTCCTTCCCGTTTAGCTCCGGCCATTTACCAGCAGGCAACCAGTTTAGAAGCTTTGGTTGGCTATTTGTATTTAACGAATCCCCAGCGCCTTCATGATTTGCTGGTGCAGTTGCCATTGGATTAG
- a CDS encoding STAS domain-containing protein — protein MPEALNLTVSLRGTREVREDCQIFRLTGLLDAFSEPTFRKVLSGCIETGPKHIILVLSQIDFVDSSGLGALVQLVKQAQNQNGTVQIVTNARVTQTVKLVRLEKFLSLQPSVEEALENIQSAS, from the coding sequence ATTCCTGAAGCACTTAACCTAACCGTAAGCTTAAGGGGCACGCGAGAAGTTAGGGAAGATTGCCAAATATTTCGGCTAACTGGGTTGCTTGACGCTTTTTCTGAACCCACTTTTCGGAAAGTGTTAAGTGGCTGTATTGAGACCGGCCCCAAACATATTATTCTGGTGCTATCGCAAATTGACTTTGTGGATAGTTCCGGACTCGGTGCGCTCGTGCAGTTAGTCAAGCAGGCGCAAAACCAGAATGGAACGGTTCAAATTGTGACGAACGCCCGTGTAACCCAAACGGTGAAACTGGTTCGCTTAGAGAAGTTTCTGTCTTTACAACCCTCGGTTGAGGAGGCACTAGAGAATATTCAAAGTGCCTCCTAG
- the carA gene encoding glutamine-hydrolyzing carbamoyl-phosphate synthase small subunit has product MPISHAQPALLVLADGTSYRGFSFGAPGTAIGEVVFNTGMTGYQEVLTDPSYCGQIITFTYPELGNTGVNAEDEESAHPQIRAVIARNICYRPSNWRSTQSLPDYLKQHRIPGIYGIDTRSLTRKIRTVGAMNGGISTEILDPDELCRQVQGAPSMAGQNLVKEVTTKTPYEWSDVTEGNWEFKEGEAITDEPLKVVAVDFGVKRNILKRLASYGCQITVVPANTPPDEILKYNPDGIFLSNGPGDPSAVQEGIVTVKSLLESQKPMFGICMGHQILGLALGAETFKLKFGHRGLNQPCGLSQKVEITSQNHGFAVTAESLGEEIEITHFNLNDKTVAGLAHKNLPFFSVQYHPEASPGPHDADYLFEKFVRLMAENRAAQN; this is encoded by the coding sequence ATGCCCATTTCCCACGCTCAACCTGCTCTACTGGTGCTGGCTGATGGTACCTCCTACCGTGGCTTTTCCTTCGGTGCGCCCGGCACAGCGATTGGTGAAGTTGTGTTTAACACCGGAATGACCGGATACCAAGAGGTTTTGACTGACCCTAGCTATTGCGGCCAAATTATCACCTTTACCTATCCGGAGTTGGGGAACACGGGAGTAAATGCCGAGGATGAAGAGTCCGCCCATCCCCAAATCCGCGCCGTGATTGCCCGTAATATTTGCTATCGTCCCAGTAATTGGCGCTCCACCCAATCCTTACCGGACTATCTCAAACAACATCGCATTCCGGGGATTTATGGCATTGATACCCGTTCTCTCACCCGAAAAATTCGCACAGTGGGGGCAATGAATGGGGGTATATCAACGGAAATTCTGGATCCCGATGAGTTGTGCCGTCAAGTCCAAGGCGCTCCTTCCATGGCTGGACAGAATTTAGTCAAGGAAGTGACGACCAAAACACCCTATGAATGGTCTGATGTGACCGAGGGAAACTGGGAATTCAAAGAAGGAGAAGCTATCACTGATGAACCGTTAAAGGTGGTGGCGGTAGATTTCGGGGTAAAACGGAACATTCTCAAGCGTTTGGCTAGCTATGGCTGCCAGATTACGGTGGTTCCGGCGAATACGCCCCCGGACGAGATTCTCAAGTACAACCCTGATGGTATCTTTCTGTCTAATGGTCCTGGCGACCCCTCGGCGGTTCAGGAGGGCATTGTTACGGTGAAAAGCCTCTTGGAAAGTCAAAAACCCATGTTTGGCATCTGTATGGGGCATCAGATTTTAGGGCTGGCACTGGGGGCGGAAACGTTTAAGTTGAAGTTCGGTCATCGGGGGTTAAATCAACCCTGTGGTTTGAGTCAGAAGGTGGAAATTACCAGCCAAAATCATGGTTTTGCGGTGACGGCGGAATCATTAGGGGAGGAGATTGAGATCACCCATTTTAACCTGAATGACAAGACGGTGGCGGGTTTGGCTCATAAGAATCTGCCCTTTTTCTCGGTGCAGTACCACCCGGAAGCCAGTCCTGGCCCCCATGATGCGGACTATTTGTTTGAGAAGTTCGTCCGTCTGATGGCGGAAAATCGGGCTGCCCAGAATTAG